Proteins from a genomic interval of Symmachiella macrocystis:
- a CDS encoding NAD-dependent epimerase/dehydratase family protein, protein MLVTGATGFVGSHVVQKAIEQGYTPRALVRGSSNRALLDEWGVEQVVGDFFDHDALKKAVDGVSVIVHCAAKVGDWGPIDDYRAVNVRGLEHLLLEAEAAGSLERFIQVSSLGVYEGRDHHGTDESEPATLTGMDGYTLTKAEAERLVLEHVRDNSLPATVVRPGFIYGPRDQTVLPRLLERLKIGQVKFFGSGEQLLNNTYVGNLVDAIFLCLEKPETIGEVFNITDGQLVSKKHYISSVAELAGYPVPTGSVPLGVARFLTKASERVYRLLGKKEAPLLSNARFKFLGLNLDFSIEKARRELGYDPQVTFDEGVRRMMEWYKTDGGAV, encoded by the coding sequence AGGCGATCGAACAAGGATACACGCCACGAGCACTCGTCCGCGGGTCCAGCAACCGGGCATTGCTCGACGAATGGGGCGTGGAACAAGTCGTCGGCGATTTTTTTGATCACGACGCACTCAAAAAAGCAGTCGACGGCGTGAGTGTGATTGTGCACTGCGCCGCGAAGGTGGGGGACTGGGGACCGATCGACGACTACCGCGCCGTGAACGTCCGTGGGTTGGAACATCTGTTGCTTGAAGCGGAAGCGGCCGGCAGCTTAGAGCGGTTCATCCAAGTCAGTTCCTTGGGGGTCTATGAAGGCCGCGACCATCACGGAACCGATGAAAGTGAACCGGCGACCCTCACCGGCATGGACGGCTACACGCTCACCAAGGCCGAAGCGGAACGGCTGGTGCTGGAACATGTCCGCGACAACAGTCTGCCTGCGACGGTGGTTCGGCCGGGATTCATCTACGGCCCGCGCGATCAAACCGTGCTACCGCGATTGTTGGAGCGGCTCAAGATTGGGCAGGTGAAGTTCTTCGGTTCCGGTGAACAACTTTTAAACAACACCTACGTGGGCAATCTGGTCGACGCAATTTTCCTCTGCCTGGAGAAGCCGGAGACGATTGGCGAAGTGTTCAACATCACCGACGGCCAACTGGTCAGCAAGAAACACTACATCTCCTCGGTCGCCGAATTGGCCGGTTATCCAGTACCGACTGGGTCGGTCCCACTGGGGGTGGCGCGGTTTTTGACCAAAGCCTCGGAACGGGTCTATCGGCTATTGGGCAAAAAAGAAGCTCCACTGTTATCCAACGCGCGGTTCAAGTTCCTGGGCCTGAACCTCGACTTCTCTATCGAAAAAGCCCGCCGCGAACTCGGCTACGATCCGCAGGTGACGTTCGATGAAGGGGTACGGCGGATGATGGAGTGGTACAAGACCGACGGAGGGGCGGTTTAG